A region of Hemiscyllium ocellatum isolate sHemOce1 chromosome X unlocalized genomic scaffold, sHemOce1.pat.X.cur. SUPER_X_unloc_1, whole genome shotgun sequence DNA encodes the following proteins:
- the LOC132808924 gene encoding G-protein coupled receptor 84-like translates to MFPGVSCLWEPTNASSWSCDPSLSEYRYFGASLGLLVTAVGATGNSLTLLAYAVDARLRTPFNLLILNLTLSDLLYSAFLQPVTVTSYLRMGWSGGRQACRAFGLLVFASNLVSILNLALIAGARYALVRCPRGFREVSARPWAPPVFLAAPWLLSFGLLGPFWCVYDFLPSVCSCSLHPTRGRAYTTALHVLTFGFGLTSIGVFYLLIYRKVRSTGRAARSYRVPRPAEASSSRPEEEEEEEVVVDGGTQGEEGSEATSSMRKAEGQAMAPRKTGARRRGSSDARRVTAMCFAVFLVYLACYLPFCLANLFRRGLPTVVRALAGNITWLNSCANPVLYAVMNRQFRDAYGRVLRLPCSLCASRGQRGLG, encoded by the coding sequence ATGTTCCCGGGAGTCAGTTGCCTCTGGGAGCCCACCAACGCCTCCAGCTGGAGCTGCGACCCCTCGCTGTCCGAGTACCGCTACTTCGGTGCGTCGCTGGGCCTGTTGGTGACCGCGGTGGGGGCCACCGGGAACTCTCTGACCCTCCTGGCCTACGCGGTGGACGCCCGCCTGAGGACCCCCTTCAACCTGCTCATCCTGAACCTGACGCTGTCCGACCTGCTCTACAGCGCCTTCCTGCAGCCCGTGACGGTCACCAGCTACCTGAGGATGGGCTGGAGCGGGGGCCGCCAGGCCTGCCGAGCCTTCGGCCTACTGGTCTTCGCCTCCAACCTGGTCTCCATCCTCAACCTGGCCCTCATCGCCGGCGCCCGCTACGCCCTGGTGAGGTGCCCCCGGGGTTTCCGGGAGGTCTCGGCGCGCCCCTGGGCACCGCCGGTCTTCCTCGCCGCGCCCTGGCTCCTCTCCTTCGGCCTCCTGGGCCCCTTCTGGTGCGTCTACGACTTCCTGCCGAGCGTGTGCTCCTGCAGCCTCCACCCGACGCGAGGCCGGGCCTACACCACCGCCCTGCACGTGCTGACCTTCGGCTTTGGCCTGACCTCCATCGGCGTCTTCTACCTGCTCATCTACCGCAAGGTCCGGTCGACCGGGAGGGCGGCGCGCAGCTACAGGGTGCCTCGGCCTGCTGAGGCCTCCAGTTCGCGgccggaggaggaggaggaggaggaggtggtggtggacggAGGGACGCAGGGGGAGGAGGGGAGCGAGGCAACGAGCTCCATGCGGAAGGCCGAGGGACAGGCCATGGCGCCGAGGAAGACCGGGGCGAGGAGGCGCGGCTCCTCGGACGCCAGGAGGGTGACGGCCATGTGTTTCGCCGTCTTCCTAGTCTACCTGGCCTGCTACCTGCCGTTCTGCCTGGCCAACCTCTTCCGCCGGGGCCTGCCCACCGTGGTGCGCGCTCTGGCCGGCAACATCACCTGGCTCAACAGCTGCGCCAACCCGGTGCTCTACGCCGTCATGAACCGGCAGTTCCGGGACGCCTACGGGCGGGTCCTGAGGCTGCCCTGCTCCCTGTGTGCCTCCCGGGGGCAGCGGGGACTGGGctag